A window of Halomonas sp. GFAJ-1 contains these coding sequences:
- a CDS encoding YciK family oxidoreductase codes for MSCKIDYQPTANLLENRVVLVTGAGDGIGRAAALSYARHGATVVLLGRTIAKLESVYDEIEAAGGPQPAIFPLNFEGATLKDFHDMAETLDKEFGRLDGLLHNAGLLGRITPFEQYNPELWEQVMQVNINGPIWMTQALLPLLQQSKDASVIFTSSSVGRKGRAYWGAYSVSKFATEGFAEVLADELENQANVRVNTLNPGATRTQMRRSAFPGEDATTLRTPEEIMPTYLWLMGPDSTGVSGQKLDAQPPRV; via the coding sequence ATGAGCTGCAAAATCGACTATCAACCAACGGCCAACCTGTTAGAAAATCGCGTCGTGTTGGTAACCGGTGCGGGTGACGGTATTGGCCGCGCTGCGGCGCTAAGCTATGCCCGCCATGGGGCAACGGTTGTGCTATTAGGGCGTACCATCGCAAAACTTGAAAGCGTTTACGATGAAATTGAAGCTGCAGGAGGGCCACAACCAGCCATTTTTCCGCTGAACTTTGAGGGCGCGACGCTCAAAGACTTCCATGACATGGCTGAAACGCTGGATAAGGAGTTTGGACGCTTAGATGGGCTGCTTCACAACGCCGGGTTGCTGGGAAGGATTACGCCCTTTGAGCAGTATAATCCCGAGCTGTGGGAGCAGGTGATGCAGGTAAATATCAATGGGCCTATTTGGATGACGCAAGCCCTATTACCATTGCTGCAACAATCCAAAGATGCATCGGTTATCTTCACTTCATCAAGCGTAGGTCGTAAAGGGCGTGCTTATTGGGGAGCGTATTCGGTTTCTAAGTTCGCCACTGAGGGATTTGCTGAAGTGTTGGCCGATGAGCTGGAAAATCAGGCAAATGTACGCGTTAATACCCTTAATCCGGGTGCAACGCGCACTCAAATGCGCCGCTCCGCGTTTCCGGGTGAAGATGCCACGACGCTGCGTACACCAGAAGAAATCATGCCAACTTACCTTTGGTTAATGGGCCCAGATAGCACCGGCGTTAGTGGCCAAAAACTAGATGCCCAACCGCCTCGCGTTTAA